From the Streptomyces syringium genome, one window contains:
- a CDS encoding gamma-aminobutyraldehyde dehydrogenase has product MSQRFDAAERFAEGAQYIGGSLRAGTSGRRHAVVDPATGAEILDYELAGDADIDAAVTAAERAFPQWAGATPGERSDALHRFAAVLAEQAGDFARAESAQCGKPLRLTTEFDVPGTVDNTAFFAGAARHLEGKSAGEYSADHTSYVRREPIGVVGSIAPWNYPLQMAAWKVLPAIAAGNTIVLKPAELTPLTSLMFARAATEAGIPDGVVNVVSGAGKDAGERLVGHPSVAMTSFTGSTAVGKRVAELATTTVKRLHLELGGKAPFVVFDDADLEAAVHGAVAGSLINTGQDCTAATRAYVQRPLYEAFVAGVADLMATVRLGDPFDDRTDLGPLISHTQRDRVADFVDRARSYATVVTGGEAPGGELAKGAYYLPTLVTGAPQDSEIVQAEIFGPVLVVLPFDSDDEGIALANDTPYGLAASAWSRDVYRAGRATREIKAGCVWVNDHIPIISEMPHGGYKASGYGKDMSVYSFEEYTQVKHVMYDNTAVARKDWHRTVFGAR; this is encoded by the coding sequence ATGAGTCAACGGTTCGACGCCGCGGAACGATTCGCCGAGGGCGCGCAATACATCGGCGGCAGCCTGCGGGCCGGGACCTCCGGCCGCCGGCACGCGGTCGTCGACCCGGCGACCGGGGCGGAGATCCTCGACTACGAGCTGGCCGGGGACGCCGACATCGACGCGGCCGTGACCGCCGCCGAGCGGGCCTTCCCCCAGTGGGCGGGCGCCACCCCGGGCGAGCGCTCGGACGCGCTGCACCGGTTCGCCGCCGTGCTCGCAGAGCAGGCCGGGGACTTCGCGCGCGCCGAGTCGGCGCAGTGCGGCAAGCCGCTCCGGCTCACCACCGAGTTCGACGTGCCGGGCACGGTCGACAACACCGCCTTCTTCGCGGGCGCCGCCCGGCACCTGGAGGGCAAGTCGGCGGGGGAGTACAGCGCCGACCACACCTCGTACGTCCGCCGGGAGCCGATCGGCGTCGTCGGCTCGATCGCGCCCTGGAACTACCCCCTCCAGATGGCCGCCTGGAAGGTCCTGCCGGCGATCGCCGCGGGCAACACCATCGTGCTCAAGCCCGCCGAGCTGACCCCGCTGACCTCCCTGATGTTCGCCCGGGCGGCCACCGAGGCCGGAATCCCGGACGGGGTGGTCAACGTCGTCAGCGGGGCGGGCAAGGACGCCGGCGAACGCCTCGTCGGCCATCCGTCCGTCGCCATGACCTCCTTCACGGGCTCCACCGCCGTCGGCAAGCGGGTCGCCGAGCTCGCCACCACCACGGTCAAGCGGCTCCACCTGGAGCTCGGCGGCAAGGCTCCCTTCGTCGTCTTCGACGACGCCGACCTGGAGGCCGCCGTCCACGGCGCGGTCGCGGGCTCGCTCATCAACACCGGCCAGGACTGCACGGCCGCGACCCGCGCGTACGTGCAGCGACCGCTGTACGAGGCGTTCGTGGCCGGCGTGGCCGATCTGATGGCCACCGTCCGGCTCGGCGACCCCTTCGACGACCGGACCGACCTGGGCCCGCTGATCTCGCACACCCAGCGGGACCGGGTCGCCGACTTCGTCGACCGGGCCCGCTCGTACGCCACCGTCGTCACCGGCGGCGAGGCCCCTGGCGGGGAGCTGGCCAAGGGCGCGTACTACCTCCCCACGCTCGTCACGGGCGCCCCGCAGGACAGCGAGATCGTCCAGGCCGAGATCTTCGGCCCGGTGCTGGTCGTGCTGCCCTTCGACAGCGACGACGAGGGCATCGCCCTGGCCAACGACACCCCCTACGGACTCGCCGCCTCCGCGTGGAGCCGGGACGTCTACCGCGCGGGCCGGGCCACCCGGGAGATCAAGGCCGGCTGCGTCTGGGTCAACGACCACATCCCGATCATCAGCGAGATGCCGCACGGCGGCTACAAGGCCTCGGGATACGGCAAGGACATGTCGGTCTACTCCTTCGAGGAGTACACCCAGGTCAAACACGTCATGTACGACAACACGGCGGTCGCGAGAAAGGACTGGCACCGCACGGTCTTCGGCGCGCGCTGA
- a CDS encoding polyamine ABC transporter substrate-binding protein, with translation MERYQPRAALTRRSLLRAGGAGALTLGALGALGGCGIPPAGRTGVDGSSEDRSASEKTLSFSNWTEYIDVGEDDKSRPTLDDFRRRTGIEVAYTEDINDNVEFFGKVSKQLAAGQGIGRDLICVTDWMAGRMIGLGWAQRLDAANLPNAYANLAPGFRTPDWDPGRAHSYPWTGIPAVIAYNRKATGGRKVDSVSQLLDDPALKGRVGLLSEMRDTVGLTLLDMGKRPEHVTADDYGAAIDRLQKAVDRRQIRRFTGNDYTGDLNSGDIAACIAWAGDLVQLQADNSDIQFAVPDAGYMLSSDNLLVPNHARHKKNAERLIDYYYQPEVAARLAASINYVSPVAGLREELAKIDKDLADNTLIIPSEAMAAKAHAFRSLSAKEDKAFEAAFAELTGA, from the coding sequence ATGGAGCGCTACCAGCCACGTGCGGCATTGACCCGACGGTCCCTGTTGCGGGCCGGGGGCGCCGGTGCGCTCACGCTCGGCGCCCTCGGCGCACTGGGCGGCTGCGGCATTCCGCCCGCCGGACGCACCGGCGTGGACGGCTCGTCCGAGGACCGCTCCGCGTCGGAGAAAACGCTCTCCTTCTCCAACTGGACCGAGTACATCGACGTCGGTGAGGACGACAAGAGCCGCCCCACCCTGGACGACTTCCGGCGGCGCACCGGCATCGAGGTCGCGTACACCGAGGACATCAACGACAACGTCGAGTTCTTCGGCAAGGTCAGCAAGCAGCTCGCCGCCGGACAGGGCATCGGCCGCGACCTGATCTGCGTCACGGACTGGATGGCCGGCCGCATGATCGGCCTCGGCTGGGCGCAGCGGCTGGACGCCGCCAACCTGCCGAACGCCTACGCCAACCTCGCCCCCGGCTTCCGTACCCCCGACTGGGACCCCGGCCGCGCCCACTCCTACCCCTGGACCGGCATCCCCGCCGTCATCGCCTACAACCGCAAGGCGACCGGCGGCCGCAAGGTCGACTCCGTCTCCCAGCTCCTCGACGACCCCGCGCTCAAGGGCCGCGTCGGCCTGCTGTCCGAGATGCGCGACACCGTCGGCCTCACCCTCCTCGACATGGGCAAGCGGCCCGAGCACGTCACCGCCGACGACTACGGGGCCGCGATCGACCGGCTGCAGAAGGCCGTCGACCGCCGGCAGATCCGCCGCTTCACCGGAAACGACTACACGGGCGACCTCAACAGCGGCGACATCGCCGCCTGTATCGCCTGGGCAGGCGACCTCGTCCAGCTCCAGGCCGACAATTCCGACATCCAGTTCGCGGTGCCGGACGCCGGCTACATGCTTTCCAGCGACAATCTTCTGGTCCCCAACCACGCCCGCCACAAGAAGAACGCCGAGCGTCTCATCGACTACTACTACCAGCCCGAGGTCGCGGCCCGGCTCGCCGCTTCCATCAACTATGTGAGCCCGGTGGCGGGCCTCCGCGAGGAACTCGCGAAAATCGACAAGGATCTGGCCGACAACACCTTGATCATCCCCAGTGAGGCGATGGCGGCGAAGGCACACGCCTTCCGCTCGCTGTCCGCCAAGGAGGACAAGGCGTTCGAAGCCGCATTCGCCGAGCTCACCGGCGCCTGA
- a CDS encoding ABC transporter ATP-binding protein, producing the protein MTATAPTERTGTEVRLTGISKSYGTFTAVHPLDLTVPGGSFFALLGASGCGKTTTLRMIAGLEDPSAGTVELAGADVTALPPHKRPVNTVFQSYALFPHLDIYENVAFGLRRRGIKSVKKQVGDMLDLVQLGDFARRKPQQLSGGQQQRVAVARALINHPQVLLLDEPLGALDLKLRRQMQLELKRIQTEVGITFIHVTHDQEEAMTMADTVAVMNGGRVEQLGAPADLYETPRTTFVANFLGTSNLITADVLDISGSDLVLQAADSKLALPAERCTVTPRTGGRLLIGIRPEKISLTHADDAGTVPDGRNRVTGRIATSSFIGVSTQYLVDSPVTAGSAPLAVYEQNIERDHRLVPGAEVVLHWNPGHSFGLDAAQSIEAGTDAGEGT; encoded by the coding sequence ATGACAGCAACCGCCCCGACCGAGCGCACCGGCACCGAGGTCCGGCTCACCGGGATCAGCAAGAGCTACGGCACCTTCACCGCCGTCCACCCGCTCGACCTGACCGTCCCCGGCGGCTCGTTCTTCGCCCTCCTCGGCGCCTCCGGCTGCGGCAAGACCACCACCCTGCGCATGATCGCCGGTCTCGAGGACCCCAGCGCCGGCACCGTCGAGCTGGCCGGCGCGGACGTCACCGCCCTCCCCCCGCACAAGCGGCCCGTCAACACCGTCTTCCAGAGCTACGCGCTCTTCCCGCACCTCGACATCTACGAGAACGTCGCCTTCGGGCTGCGCCGCCGTGGCATCAAGTCCGTCAAGAAGCAGGTCGGCGACATGCTCGACCTCGTCCAGCTCGGCGACTTCGCCCGCCGCAAGCCCCAGCAGCTCTCCGGCGGCCAGCAGCAGCGCGTCGCCGTCGCCCGGGCCCTGATCAACCACCCGCAGGTGCTGCTCCTCGACGAACCCCTGGGCGCCCTCGACCTCAAGCTGCGCCGCCAGATGCAGCTCGAGCTCAAGCGCATCCAGACCGAGGTGGGCATCACCTTCATCCACGTCACCCACGACCAGGAGGAGGCCATGACCATGGCCGACACGGTCGCGGTGATGAACGGCGGCCGCGTCGAACAGCTCGGCGCCCCCGCCGACCTCTACGAGACGCCCCGCACCACCTTCGTCGCCAACTTCCTCGGCACCTCCAACCTCATCACCGCGGACGTCCTCGACATCTCCGGCAGTGACCTGGTCCTCCAGGCCGCGGACAGCAAACTCGCGCTCCCCGCCGAGCGATGTACGGTCACCCCCCGCACCGGCGGGCGGCTGCTGATCGGAATACGGCCCGAGAAGATCAGCCTCACCCACGCCGACGACGCCGGCACCGTCCCCGACGGCCGCAACCGCGTCACCGGCCGCATCGCCACCTCCAGCTTCATCGGCGTCTCCACCCAGTACCTCGTCGACAGCCCCGTCACCGCCGGCTCCGCGCCGCTGGCCGTCTACGAGCAGAACATCGAACGCGACCACCGGCTCGTCCCCGGCGCCGAGGTCGTCCTGCACTGGAACCCCGGCCACAGCTTCGGTCTCGACGCCGCGCAGAGCATCGAGGCGGGCACGGACGCGGGGGAGGGCACCTGA
- a CDS encoding ABC transporter permease, whose product MAHPQAPAADSATDSATDPEVPPALRAAARRKKLVPYWLLLPGILWLLVFFAAPLVYQASTSVQTGSLEEGFEVTWHFATYWDAATEYYPQFLRSVGYAATATVGCLALGYPLAYLIAFKAGRWRNVLMILVIAPFFTSFLIRTLAWKTILSDGGPVVSALNSLHILGLTDALGITEGHRVLATPLAVVCGLTYNFLPFMILPLYTSLERIDPRLHEAAGDLYAKPLTTFRKVTFPLSMPGVVAGTLLTFIPATGDYINAELLGSTDQKMIGNVIQSQFLRVLDYPTAAALSFILMAAILAMVTLYIRKSGTEDLV is encoded by the coding sequence ATGGCACACCCGCAGGCCCCTGCCGCCGACTCCGCCACCGACTCCGCCACCGACCCCGAGGTCCCGCCCGCGCTCCGCGCGGCGGCCCGCCGCAAGAAGCTCGTCCCCTACTGGCTGCTGCTCCCCGGCATCCTCTGGCTGCTCGTCTTCTTCGCCGCGCCGCTCGTCTACCAGGCGTCCACGTCCGTGCAGACCGGCTCGCTCGAAGAGGGCTTCGAGGTCACCTGGCACTTCGCGACCTACTGGGACGCCGCCACCGAGTACTACCCGCAGTTCCTGCGCTCGGTGGGCTACGCCGCGACCGCCACGGTGGGCTGCCTCGCCCTCGGCTATCCGCTCGCCTACCTCATCGCCTTCAAGGCGGGCCGGTGGCGCAACGTGCTGATGATCCTGGTCATAGCGCCGTTCTTCACCAGCTTCCTCATCCGCACCCTGGCGTGGAAGACGATCCTGTCCGACGGCGGCCCCGTCGTCTCCGCCCTCAATTCGCTGCACATCCTCGGTCTCACCGACGCCCTGGGCATCACCGAGGGCCACCGCGTGCTCGCCACCCCGCTGGCCGTCGTCTGTGGTCTGACCTACAACTTTCTCCCTTTCATGATCCTGCCGCTCTACACCTCCCTCGAACGCATCGACCCGAGGCTCCACGAGGCGGCCGGCGACCTCTACGCCAAGCCGCTGACCACCTTCCGCAAGGTGACCTTCCCGCTGTCCATGCCGGGCGTCGTCGCGGGCACCCTGCTCACCTTCATCCCCGCCACCGGCGACTACATCAACGCCGAACTGCTCGGCTCCACCGACCAGAAGATGATCGGCAACGTCATCCAGTCCCAGTTCCTGCGCGTCCTGGACTACCCGACCGCCGCCGCGCTGTCCTTCATCCTCATGGCGGCCATCCTCGCCATGGTCACGCTCTACATCCGCAAGTCCGGGACGGAGGACCTGGTCTGA
- a CDS encoding ABC transporter permease yields the protein MPAPSGPSRLLRLLRRNLVVIAGLATLCYLLLPNVIVTVFSFNKPNGRFNYEWQRFSTDAWADPCGVADLCGSLSLSLRIAVWATIGSTVLGTMIAFALARYRFRARSSVSTLLFLPMAMPEVVMAASLATLFLNMGVSFGFWTILIAHIMFCLSFVVTAVKARVMSMDPRLEQAAQDLYATPLQTFLRVTLPIAAPGIAAGALLSFALSFDDFIITNFNAGSTVTFPMFVWGSAQRGTPVQINVIGTAMFVIAVLCVLVGQLAGGRRKRS from the coding sequence ATGCCTGCTCCCTCGGGCCCCTCGCGCCTTCTGCGCCTGCTGCGCCGCAACCTCGTCGTGATCGCCGGGCTGGCCACGCTCTGCTATCTGCTGCTGCCCAACGTCATCGTGACGGTCTTCTCCTTCAACAAGCCCAACGGCCGGTTCAACTACGAGTGGCAGCGCTTCTCCACCGACGCCTGGGCCGATCCCTGCGGCGTCGCCGACCTGTGCGGATCGCTGTCCCTCAGCCTCCGGATCGCCGTCTGGGCGACCATCGGATCGACGGTCCTGGGCACAATGATCGCCTTCGCGCTCGCCCGCTACCGCTTCCGCGCCCGCTCCTCGGTGAGCACCCTGCTCTTCCTGCCGATGGCCATGCCCGAGGTCGTCATGGCCGCCTCGCTGGCCACCCTCTTCCTCAACATGGGCGTCAGCTTCGGCTTCTGGACGATCCTCATCGCCCACATCATGTTCTGCCTGAGCTTCGTGGTCACCGCCGTCAAGGCGCGCGTGATGAGCATGGACCCCCGGCTCGAACAGGCCGCGCAGGACCTCTACGCCACCCCGCTGCAGACCTTCCTGCGCGTCACGCTCCCGATCGCCGCCCCCGGGATCGCCGCGGGCGCGCTGCTCTCCTTCGCCCTGTCCTTCGACGACTTCATCATCACGAACTTCAATGCCGGCTCCACTGTGACCTTCCCCATGTTCGTCTGGGGATCGGCACAAAGGGGCACACCCGTTCAAATCAATGTCATCGGAACGGCGATGTTCGTCATCGCCGTGCTGTGCGTGCTCGTCGGTCAGCTGGCCGGCGGACGCCGCAAAAGGAGCTGA
- a CDS encoding NAD(P)/FAD-dependent oxidoreductase, protein MAARAMNPVQSLSDAAPRPYWLDDPARPAPLPALVGDEHCDLLVVGGGYSGLWTALNAKERDPGRDVVLIESQEVGWAASGRNGGFCSSSLTHGWANGQSRWPEELTTLERLGRRNLDEFEAALTRHGVDCDFERTGEIDIATAPHQVQELREAADEVAALGLPDYEFLDRDALRAEVDSPTFLAGLWDRTGVAMLHPARLAWGLKRACLDLGVRIYEQTPGTELSSRNAGVAVRTPYGRVFARHAALGTNAFPSLVKRLRPYITPVYDYALMTEPLSPEQLAAVGWKRRQGLGDAANHFHYFRITRDNRILWGGYDIVHHYGGGVRSEYDHHPATYQKLAEHFFRCFPQLEGVRFTHNWGGAIDTCSRFSAFFGTAHGGRVAYALGYTGLGVGASRFGADVMLDLLSGERTERTELEMVRSKPLPFPPEPVRSVGIGITQWSMTRADENGGRRNLWLKAMDKVGMGFDS, encoded by the coding sequence ATGGCCGCTCGTGCCATGAACCCTGTCCAATCACTTTCCGACGCCGCGCCGCGCCCCTACTGGCTCGACGACCCCGCCCGGCCGGCCCCCCTCCCCGCGCTCGTCGGCGACGAGCACTGCGATCTGCTCGTCGTCGGCGGCGGTTACTCCGGCCTGTGGACCGCGCTGAACGCCAAGGAGCGCGACCCCGGCCGGGACGTCGTCCTCATCGAGAGCCAGGAGGTCGGCTGGGCCGCCTCCGGCCGCAACGGCGGCTTCTGTTCCTCCTCCCTCACCCACGGCTGGGCCAACGGCCAGTCCCGCTGGCCCGAGGAGCTCACCACCCTGGAGCGGCTCGGCCGCCGCAACCTCGACGAGTTCGAGGCCGCCCTCACCCGCCACGGAGTCGACTGCGACTTCGAGCGCACCGGCGAGATCGACATCGCCACGGCCCCGCACCAGGTGCAGGAGCTGCGCGAGGCCGCCGACGAGGTCGCGGCCCTCGGCCTCCCCGACTACGAGTTCCTCGACCGCGACGCCCTGCGCGCCGAGGTCGACTCCCCGACCTTCCTCGCCGGGCTCTGGGACCGCACGGGCGTGGCGATGCTGCACCCCGCCAGGCTCGCCTGGGGCCTCAAGCGCGCCTGCCTGGACCTCGGCGTCCGGATCTACGAGCAGACCCCCGGCACCGAGCTGTCCTCGCGCAACGCCGGCGTCGCCGTCCGTACCCCCTACGGCCGGGTCTTCGCCCGGCACGCCGCGCTGGGCACCAACGCCTTCCCCTCGCTGGTCAAGCGGCTGCGCCCGTACATCACCCCGGTCTACGACTACGCGCTGATGACCGAGCCGCTCAGCCCCGAGCAGCTCGCCGCCGTCGGCTGGAAGCGCCGCCAGGGACTCGGCGACGCGGCCAACCACTTCCATTACTTCCGCATCACGCGCGACAACCGCATCCTGTGGGGCGGCTACGACATCGTCCATCACTACGGCGGCGGGGTCCGTTCCGAGTACGACCACCACCCCGCCACCTACCAGAAGCTCGCCGAGCACTTCTTCCGCTGCTTCCCGCAGCTCGAAGGCGTGCGCTTCACTCACAACTGGGGCGGTGCCATCGACACCTGCTCGCGCTTCTCGGCGTTCTTCGGCACCGCGCACGGCGGCCGGGTCGCCTACGCGCTCGGCTACACCGGGCTCGGCGTCGGCGCGAGCCGCTTCGGCGCGGACGTCATGCTCGACCTGCTCTCCGGCGAGCGCACCGAGCGCACCGAGCTGGAGATGGTGCGCAGCAAGCCGCTGCCGTTCCCGCCCGAGCCGGTGCGGTCGGTGGGGATCGGCATCACGCAGTGGTCGATGACCCGGGCCGACGAGAACGGCGGCCGCCGCAATCTCTGGCTCAAGGCCATGGACAAGGTCGGCATGGGCTTCGACAGCTGA
- a CDS encoding phosphatase PAP2 family protein, whose product MSPAVLLPALCSLLFALVTWQIAGHGPLRALDERLGRAMAGSGISRGVAEFFADLGNTAVALPVLAAAMIVAAFRARAPRRWLPPLAAALTMAVVPALVVPVKNAIARPGPPGMPADAHDGFFPSGHTATAAVAYGAAVLLLLHRTGPPSSSRARRVTITGCVLLNVGVGIGLVRRGYHWPLDVVGAWCLSGVLLWGLALLLTDPSRRGRRRPRASRAPAPPGR is encoded by the coding sequence ATGTCACCCGCCGTCCTTCTTCCGGCGCTGTGCTCCCTGCTCTTCGCCCTGGTCACCTGGCAGATCGCCGGCCACGGGCCCTTGCGCGCCCTCGACGAGCGGCTCGGCCGCGCGATGGCCGGCTCGGGCATTTCCCGCGGTGTCGCGGAGTTCTTCGCCGACCTCGGCAACACGGCCGTCGCGCTGCCCGTGCTGGCCGCCGCGATGATCGTGGCGGCCTTCCGGGCCCGGGCGCCCCGCCGGTGGCTGCCCCCGCTCGCCGCGGCGCTCACGATGGCGGTCGTGCCGGCCCTGGTGGTCCCGGTCAAGAACGCGATCGCCCGCCCCGGCCCGCCGGGGATGCCGGCCGACGCGCACGACGGATTCTTCCCCTCCGGCCACACCGCCACGGCGGCCGTCGCCTACGGCGCCGCGGTGCTGCTCCTGCTCCACCGGACCGGCCCGCCGTCGTCGTCGCGCGCACGCAGGGTGACGATCACCGGATGCGTGCTGCTCAACGTCGGCGTGGGCATCGGGCTGGTCCGGCGCGGCTACCACTGGCCGCTGGACGTCGTGGGCGCGTGGTGTCTGTCCGGGGTGCTGCTGTGGGGTCTGGCCCTGCTGCTCACCGACCCGTCCCGCCGCGGCCGGCGACGGCCTCGTGCATCGCGAGCTCCAGCGCCGCCGGGTCGTTGA
- the gabT gene encoding 4-aminobutyrate--2-oxoglutarate transaminase, with translation MTELTGGPSLPQERRVVTAIPGPKSLELQARRLQTVAGGVGSVLPVFTVRAGGGVIEDVDGNSLIDFGSGIAVTSVGSSAEAVVRRASAQLADFTHTCFMVTPYEGYVEVCEQLAELSPGDHAKKSALFNSGAEAVENAVKIARAYTKRQAVVVFDHGYHGRTNLTMALTAKNMPYKQGFGPFAPEVYRVPVAYGYRWPTGPENCGAEASAQAIDQITKQIGAENVAAIIIEPILGEGGFIEPAKGFLPAIAQFAKDNGIVFVADEIQSGFCRTGQWFACEDEGIVPDLITTAKGIAGGLPLAAVTGRAEIMDAAHAGGLGGTYGGNPVACAAALGSIETMRELDLNAKAKRIEEVMKGRLADMRDKLDNGAVIGDIRGRGAMIAIELVEPGTKTPNAAAAGALAKACHAEGLLVLTCGTYGNVLRFLPPLVIGEDLLNEGLDIIEAAFGRL, from the coding sequence ATGACCGAACTGACCGGAGGCCCGTCCCTTCCCCAGGAGCGCCGTGTCGTCACCGCGATCCCCGGCCCGAAGTCGCTGGAGCTGCAGGCCCGCCGTCTTCAGACGGTCGCCGGTGGCGTGGGTTCGGTGCTGCCGGTGTTCACCGTGCGCGCGGGCGGCGGTGTCATCGAGGACGTGGACGGCAACTCGCTGATCGACTTCGGTTCCGGCATCGCCGTGACCTCGGTGGGTTCCAGCGCGGAGGCCGTGGTGCGCCGCGCGTCCGCGCAGCTCGCCGACTTCACCCACACCTGTTTCATGGTCACCCCGTACGAGGGCTACGTGGAGGTCTGTGAGCAGCTCGCCGAGCTGTCCCCCGGCGACCACGCCAAGAAGTCGGCGCTGTTCAACTCGGGCGCCGAGGCCGTCGAGAACGCGGTGAAGATCGCCCGTGCGTACACCAAGCGCCAGGCGGTCGTCGTCTTCGACCACGGCTACCACGGCCGCACGAACCTGACGATGGCGCTCACCGCCAAGAACATGCCGTACAAGCAGGGCTTCGGCCCGTTCGCGCCCGAGGTCTACCGGGTGCCGGTGGCGTACGGCTACCGCTGGCCGACCGGCCCGGAGAACTGTGGCGCCGAGGCGTCCGCCCAGGCCATCGACCAGATCACCAAGCAGATCGGCGCGGAGAACGTCGCGGCGATCATCATCGAGCCGATCCTGGGCGAGGGCGGCTTCATCGAGCCGGCCAAGGGCTTCCTGCCCGCCATCGCGCAGTTCGCCAAGGACAACGGCATCGTCTTCGTCGCGGACGAGATCCAGTCCGGCTTCTGCCGCACCGGCCAGTGGTTCGCGTGCGAGGACGAGGGCATCGTCCCGGACCTGATCACCACCGCCAAGGGCATCGCGGGCGGTCTGCCGCTCGCCGCCGTCACCGGCCGCGCGGAGATCATGGACGCGGCCCACGCGGGTGGCCTCGGCGGCACCTACGGCGGCAACCCGGTGGCGTGTGCCGCGGCGCTCGGCTCCATCGAGACCATGCGTGAGCTGGACCTGAACGCCAAGGCCAAGCGCATCGAGGAGGTCATGAAGGGCCGCCTCGCCGACATGCGGGACAAGCTGGACAACGGCGCCGTCATCGGTGACATCCGCGGTCGCGGCGCGATGATCGCGATCGAGCTGGTGGAGCCGGGCACCAAGACCCCGAACGCGGCGGCCGCGGGCGCGCTCGCGAAGGCCTGCCACGCGGAGGGCCTGCTGGTGCTCACCTGCGGTACGTACGGCAACGTGCTGCGCTTCCTGCCGCCGCTGGTCATCGGCGAGGACCTGCTCAACGAGGGTCTGGACATCATCGAGGCCGCGTTCGGCCGTCTGTGA